CTGCTGCCGCCGAACTCGGAAAACAATCCCTTTTCAGGAAGGTGCTCCGCATACAGGCTATCGATAAGCCCCGGCTGTACATGGGGCACTAAAGCCAGTAATAACGTTACATACTCATCAAAACTGGGCTGATATTGTTGAATAAAATTCGCAAACGCCGAACCGTCCTCAAAAAAAGCGAGCCCCGGCAATTCTTCCGCCTGTGGTCGACTGTCCTTATCGAGGTGCAAACGAATTCGCGCTACCAGTACCTGCGAAAGGTAGTTAAACGCATGGCTAAGGTTTGCAGCATTAGTGTCTGTCATCTATATACCCTAAAAACTTTACTTAAGTAGAATAAATCCCTTTTTATTCCAGCTGGTGAAATCGCTTATAGTCGCCGTACCGCCGTGTTTTTGTACTTCTTTAACCAATGCCTCATAAGACGCGAACCAACCGTTGGTATTATCGGCTTTTCGTGCGACTACAGCTTTATAGATTGCGCCAGCCTGCGCGCTAATATCGACATGATTCAGACCAACAAGTTCCTGCGCGCTGCTTAGCTCACTCAGTTTTACCGCGATAATTTTAGGGCTATCGGCGAGAAAATAGCTATCCACATTCCGTTGTATTGGGTTTACCAGCGTCCATTTTTTTGTGGTTTTATCCTCGTATTTATTATCTTTTTTATGCAAGATAGCCGCTTCAATAACAAGCGCAGAAGGCACATTATCTTCGGCATCAATAATTTTGTTGAAAATAGCCGACTGTGTAGGGTATTTTGTCGCAAGTCCGGTTTTTAACGCCTGCCCACCACTCTGACCTGAATAGTCAGGCACAACTTTATACCGTTGAGCTGCACCCGAATTAAAACCGGCTTTTACAAAGCTTTCCACCTGAGCCTCGTGCTGGTGGTTGCCCTCCCTCGAAAGCGGGGTCATATTGTACCACTCACCCGGCCCTCCCAAATTATCATTTAATAAGTGTCCACGAATGTAAAAGCTGGCGCCCTTGGATTGACGTCTCAAATTCAACACATCATATACGGCATGCTTCTTTTGTGTGGGCCCATAACCACCCTTCCACCCATCTCCACTTTTTGTCAGCATCGAAATTTCCATAAAAGTTCCGAAACCGGCAGAATTCTCTTTGGGTTTATAATTTGGCTTTCGCCATTTCTCCAGAGTTGCCCCAAAAAGGTAAGCGGTATCCTTTCCTAACGCTACCAAGAGTTCATCCAGCTTAATTTTTTTCGCCTCGGCATTCTTCTCTTTTTCGGCATCCGTCTTGCCGGCCACCTTTTTCTTACGCTCAGTATCAATTTCCGACGCGGTCACTTTTGCTGCAGCCAAGTGCGGCTTCTGCTTAGCCGTCAGGCTGGCTTCATCTACCGAACCTATAAAACTAGCATAGGGCCCTTCATCGCTGCGCATAGTAAGCTTTGCCGATGCGCCACTACCTTTTAGGAATAAAGTATGTGTTTCGCCATTTTTAGCTTTGAATTTACGCTTTACTTTCCACCATTGAATCAATTTACTTTTAATTTTTTTCGCCGCTTTTTTTCCCGACTTAAGTAGTTTTTTAGCGAACGAGACAACTTTATCGATTATTTTATCGATCACCTTATTAATGGGTGTCGTAACCTTCTTAATAATCCCCTGAATGGTTTTACCTATACCACCCAAACCGGCAAGAGAGGCCAACAAGCCAATCACCACCGGCAAGCTCTTTGCCATTGCGTTTTCGACAGCCGCTGCGGCCTTCCCCAGCACCCCACTGGCAATCGAGACTACAGCACCGTAAACCGATAGAATAAATTCTTTAATCTGCTGGAAGCGTTCTACAAAAAACATTACCAGATCGAAAAGTAATTTCAATATTTTCACCAAGGCCCCAGCAGGGTTGAGCAGACCGAGTAGCCAAGTTACCGCCTCTTTAATAACGGTAGTGATAACAAAGTTTCGAATTGCACTCATAACCATCTCTTTGAGATTGGCCATGCTTTTCTTTACCATTTCCCACAGTGCGATCGGCCCTTTAGTCACCAAGAGATGTATGATCTTAACGCCCTTCTCTATGGCACCAATTACTTTTTCGGCTTTTGGGTAACGTTTAATTATGCGGGCCTTTATATTGGCATAGGTCAACCCCAATATTTGCATAACCAAATTAAAAATACCCTTAACATCAAATTTTTCAGGCAGGGTTATATTGGCCTCAGACAGCGTTCCCGTAAGCCAACCAATGAGACCTTTTATTAGGTGCTGCTTAATGTTTTTAACAAACCCTCTTACGCCCATCCCTATGGCAGTAACAAGGTTATTAAAGAACTTACCCGGGCTTTTAAGAATAGAAATCAACTTTTTTCCGGCGCGATCAAAGAAGTCAAATATAGGCTTTGAGTCAATTCCGGCTATGTCGCAACCCGCTCGAATGGCAATTTTGAGTGCCTCTAGAAAATCGCCCGTAAGCACCGCGCCAACAATCTGTACTGCGGCCTTTAACGCTGCTTGAAATACCGACAATATTTTATCCAACGCCGCTGTCAGAACTTTGGCAACGGCTTCCACGGCAGCAATAGCACCATCAGCGACCATATTCACCCCGGCAATGGCCACATCCACTACACTGTCGATTGCCGAATTAATGGCGGCCGCAATACCGGGGAAATGCTCACCCAGGTATTTATTCACCTTATCTTTGGCCCAGTCGCGGAATTTGTTGAGTTTGTCCACCACATAGTTTCGCGCCGCGTTAATGGCGCTAATGGCAAGATTCTTTGCCTTATCAATAAGTGTTTTTACGGCTGATCGAACAGCAGTAAAAACTTTATCTATCGCCGCTGTAATGGCCTTAACAGCGCTCTTAATCGCGTTTTTTGCTCTATCCCACCAGCTTTGATTCTTCTGCTCACGCTCGAGTTTCTCTTTCTTCTCCTGCGCTTCTTTTTCGCCCGCTAGTTTTTTGGCTTCGGCCTGCTTTTCACCTTTTTTGAGTTCGTCGTCTGCTTTCTTTTCAGACGTTTTAACTTTACTTTGTATTTCCTTTTTATTGTCGGCCTGACGTTTTCCCGCGTCTTGCTCGAAGGTATTTACGCCTGCGTAGGCCTTGTTAATACCCTCTTTTTGCTTTTCAGCAACGGATTTGCGGTTATCGATAACCAACTTCTTCTGGTCTGCGTCGGCTTGATCGTTGAGTTTTCTATTTTTTGCTTCGGCATCTGAAACAGCTTGAGATTTATCATGCGTTTTCTTGTCAGCTGCCTGACGAGAATCCTGATCGGCTTTAGAAAGGTTCTTCGCCATGCCTTTAGTAAGCTGCTCATCAGCTTTGTCGCGAACAGTTTGTGGGAGCGCCGCCTCGGCATAGTCTTTGGCATCGTTCGCCTGAGTTGTTTCTACGGCTGGGGTTTCTACTTTCGTAAGTATTACAGGCTTCGTTTGCTGCACTGATTTTGCTTGTATGTTCGACTGACCAGGGTGTGACTTCAATTTGCCCGTTAGGTCGTCACGCTTACCACGTAACTTATTCCCGGCATCCTCGCGCTGTTCGGCCATACGCGAAGGGTCTGAACCACCTTCAAGAGCTACTTTTTGACGCGGTCCGGCACTGGTATTAAGGTTGGAGTCGCGGGTTTTAACCGCATTCATAAAGCGCTTTATATTGGCTTTTAGCCAATCTAGAAAGCTACCGCTTTGGCTTTGCTTTTCCAGTTCTTTTTCGCTTTGGCTATTGGAAGGCGCAGCACCGTGATTTATGTGGGGGTCAGCATTTAAGGCCTGCGGACTGGTGTCTTTTTTTGCATCCTTAATATCTGCACTTTCGGGTGATAGTTGGTCCGCCGTTGTAATGCCTGCCGTGACATTCCCGGCAAGGTTTACCTGCAATTTTGGCGCACCTTTGGCTTCCTCTGCCTGCTCACTCTTAAGCTTGCCCGTAACTGCCCCACCAAGTTTATGGCCCTCCAGCGCAATTTGCGAAGGTTTGGCCGTTGCCGTGGTGGATACAGCTTTGTCTGAACTACCTTTGAGGTCCAGTGATTCAATTTTGGCTGCTGGTTCCATTGCCGGGGCAGCGGGAATATCGGGTAGCTCTAGGGTTACCTCTTTGTCTGCTGGTTTTTCCAGTTCTTGCGAAGCTGTACTTAGGTCACCGTCCGCAGCGATCTCCGCGTCACTTTTTACTGAAGAAGAGTCTTTACCCGCCGGGGTCGCAGTATTACCCTGAACAGGTTCACTCTGATCCGCGGTGTTTTTTTCGGCTGTCACGGCTAAATCGGGTGCGAGCCCCGTACTAACAAGGGGTTTTTCCGGAAGGCTTAATTTTGCAGTAGGGTCAAAAAAACCGAGCCACTGTTTGGGTGAATGCCACTGCTCCTGAATTTGGCCACCTAAATTGTCTGCACCAGCGGTATTGCCATTTATAGTCGCTATTTGTACTTGACCATTTTCGGTTTTTACCCCGGATACAATAGCAAAATGCTGAAAAGCCGCCCTGTAGGCTATATCCCCTTTGCGCGGCATATCGCCTTTTGGCCGAACCTTTAAAAAAGCCATTGCAGACTGCCCCAACTTCCAGTCCGGTATGGGTATGCCGGCACTCTTTAAAGACCACCAAACAAAAATACCGCACCAGCTGGGTAGCGCGTCTTTGTTTTTACCGTCTGGCCCCGCCAACATTACCGGTTGCTGGATAACACTCTCACTTAGGGGATGTTGCCCGCCGAAAGCAACATTAAAAAACTCCTGTAGAAACTTCCAACCTACCCTATTCCCATCTTCATCCGTTTGTTTTGCGTTAACTGACCCAATACGGCTACGCGCGAAATTCACAGCATCAAGTAGTTCGGGCCGTACAAGATAATTTTCATCCTGCTCTTTGCGCTGAGGCTCGACTGCCTGCACTGAAGACTGTTTTTGTTGTAACGTATGGGTCAGTTCATGAGCAAGTAGATGCTCGCCGTTGCGATTATGGGGTGAGAATTCTTGTTGATTGAAATAAATATGTTCGCCATGGGTAAGCGCCCTTGCCCCAAGCGCCTTATTTAAGAGTACCGCCGCGTCATCGGTATGAATGCGCACACCGCTAAAATCCGCCTCGAACGCTCGCTCCATTTTTCCACGTACAGCTGAACTTAAAGGTGAACCCTGTTTTGAGAAAGCTGCCGAGCTACCCACACCCGTAGCCGCTTCTGTATTGGCCGACTTCGCTTGTACATTGGCTTGTACATTGGCTTGTACATTGGCTTGTACATTGGCTTGTACATTGGCCTGTACATTGGCTTGCTCTGCCCCGTCGCTTTCTTTGAAAGACGCTTCGGTATTCACCTTCGCCTGCAGCGCTTTATCATCTTGGGTGGGTACAACTATTTGCTCCTTTGCCTGTAGCTCCAAATTGCTGGGTTCAGGGTCATCACTATCCAACTCTGGCGATAGCTTCGCTCCCTGTTCACCTTTGGCCTGCAGTTCAGTTTTTTCTTCCAGCTCCGGCGATACACTGTTTTCAGCCTGTTTGGTGGCTTGGTTTTTCTTTTGCGTTTTTTCAGCTTGGGGGTTTTCTAAAGCCAAACCCGTACTAATAGCTGTCTCCCCCGACACAACTCTATCGGCAACACGATCGGCTTGAAGCTCGCACCTGTCGTTTGACCGACCTAATTTAATGGCTGGCTGTAGTCCTAGCACATGCCGAGAAGTCTCCGCTAACGATGGCGTACACGCACCGGCCTGTACTGGTTGAGATTGACTGCTTGAGCGAGAGTGGTGGCTGCTACTCGACGGTATAACCTGAGAATGCTTGGTTTTCATTGGGCCTCCCAGCTTACATATAGCGGCTGCTTTAACCATGGCAAAACAACCAACTCAAAACCCCAGGGTAATTGCTTCAATAAGATGTCGACCGACCGTTGTTCAACATACAGTATGTACCCGGTTTCCTGAACTTTTAAGCTACCACTGCGCTGAAAGAAGGTTTCGCGCAGCCCCTCTATCGACGTGTTTTTTAATGCCGCCCAATGCCCAATAACCGCCTCCAGCATGGTAGTAATTTCGCTTTGTACGCTTAACGGGAGGTGTAGCTTACGTGGCAGGGGTTTCGATAGCGGCCAACCTACGAGCCATTTATGAAATAGTAGGCAAGATTCATCGGCCTCGGTAGAGCCTGTAGCGGCGAATTGTAGGGCCGCTATTGCGGCAAGCTGGTTAGCTTCTGTTTTAAATTCATTATTATGGAGGCAACCCATTGAATCAAAGAGGCTTTGTAAAAAGGGATGAAGCAATACAACTCCGGCCTGCTGAACAATAAAACCCGTAGCCGCTGCATCAGCCTCCTTTAACATTTCTTTGGTATTTGAATCGTCTGCTACCAATTTACCACCGGCGTGAATAACCGTATCGACAAACTGAGTAATACTCAGCCCAGCTATGGGTAAATTAAGATCTAATAATGCATTTTTCACTGGCTGGCTATTCAACCCAACCCCACCAACGTGCAGTACACCCGTCCACAACCGCCAGAATAATGCACAAAGCTCGGCACTTTGCATGTTAAGGGTTATTGCGAACCCATTTGGTATGGGCTCTGATTCAGGCAAACACGCGGCAACTCGAACCAAGAAGGCTTCACTATGTTGGTACAAAAACCTTAGCCAAACTACCTTACTGCGCCGATAGCGTATTAATAATTTGATTAGGGCATCCACATTTTGTGAATCCTGCAGGAACCAGCTTTCAATTTCGATGACGGATGAATGAGCGCTAGCGAATGGCCATTGCCCAAACTGGAGAAACTGGCAGTAATCAGCTAGCCCTTGAGTTTTCCGGCTAATGACAGGCCCAGTGTTTGTCGCTACCACCGACAAACACTGGGCCCTTAATTGCGGATATACTTGTATTTCAAGCTTACTAAGAAGCTCAGCATCTGAAAGATTTTCCGAAAGCTGCCCAATATTCACGTTCAGCTGTGCAACATCGATTAGACGTTCGGGAGGAATACGATTGTCAGCCTGCCATTGACTAAGAGTTTGATCCAATAACGGCGTAAAACGAAATTCGAACCAGCGCTGCCACTCCTGGCGCACGCGAGGTTCGACGTTCTCCGAAGCGGTTTTTAAACGGAAATTGGCGCTGCGAACATGATGCACATTTTAACCGATATATTAATCCAGCATGAGTTTTCGCCGATTTACTGGCGTATTGTTTTGCCCTTACCCCTAGACTTATCTAGCGTAACGACTATATCTTTTAAAACGGTTTTACCAATTTGCACTTCCTGTTCCTGTGTAACGTAACCAGGAGCCGACGCTGTGATGTTATAAACCCCGGGTTTCACTTTAAAAAGAAATGATCCACGCGTTACTCTCACTTTTACGGCTTTATTATCACGATCAAGTACCGATAACGTCGCATCGACCAAGGGGACTCGCGATTTTCGCACAAGGGCTTCGAGTGCACCTTTAGCTGCTGCTGCCACTATCTTTCCACTAACACTCACACTGACAGCCTCTGCCTGCTCAGGTGGCACATTCGGTGCTGTTGCCAACTCTAGATCGGAGCAATCGCTATCACAACAGAAAGTGGGTAAACAGAAATCGGCAACGACTACCATGTCGTTAAGCGGATCGTCTTGATCCGCCGCTTTACTAACGTCAAGCAGCTCAAAAGCATTATTTGCTAGCGCAAATTGCGGGTTTTCGGAGGCCATCTCTCCAACAACGTCCTTATCAACATTCACATTTTCGTTAGCCATTACACTTTCGCTTAAGGCCATAATCGCCGAGCGATCATTCCGACTGGCTTCTACAAGACTAGCCAGCCGTGCCTCAACCGCAGGCGAAACCCGCTCTTCGGCAAGAATCGTCTCGGCACGCAACATTATTTCAGCATTCGCAGTGACAAAGGCCTTAGCGTCGTCGTTGGCAAGCGCCGCTGCCAGAGCAGGAGCAACCGCTTGCTCTGACTCTTCAATGGGAGGCGTATATTTTTCCAATAAAGTTTTATGGGTATACGCCAGAACCAAGGTGCCACCTTTAGGCACCCCGCATAAATGCTCTAAGCCAGGATGCTTACGCGCATAGCCATCGAATATAAATTCTTCAAAAATGTTTTTAATACGCTTACCGAATTCTTCTTGCATATTAGTAAGCAAGGCGCTTTTACCCAAATTACCGAGCAACCCCATTTGACTGTTAACACCCGTAAGTACAGCTTGAACCTCTGGATTATTTTGGGCGTTCGCATGCTGGTTGAGTTCTTTGTGGGCACTGCTCAGCTCTTCAATTTGTGCATGAAAGTCATCAAATTCAAATTGAGCGATACTTTCAACGGATACTTGCGCCATTAATTTTTCAGATTGCTGCATCATTCTGGCGGAATGGTAGACTTCTTGTAACTGCTCATCGTCCGCGTCATCACCCACCACACTGCGCACGCGTTCAAACAAACTCTCAGAAGCTTGTTTTTTCGACAACTGATACACCTGCGCAATAGCCCCATTGGGGTCGTCGTCTTCATCAAGTGCATCTATTAGATCCAAGGCGCCTAGATTACCGGCACGCACCTGATTTAAATAAAACTGCCCAACGTTATTTGCCTGCATCATTTCGTCGGCAGCTAATTGAAGTGCTATGACATCATTCCCCTCCATAGCCGCTCGCAGCGCACTTTCGTCAACGCTGAAACGTTTGAGCTCGGGACCAACCATCGACAGCGCTTGGTTTTCCGATGGCCGCAAACGCGCCAGCAGGTATACCAACGTTAGTAATAGCTGAAACACTACAGCTAAGAGAAGCAAAAAGATCACATCCAT
The Teredinibacter franksiae DNA segment above includes these coding regions:
- a CDS encoding eCIS core domain-containing protein — translated: MKTKHSQVIPSSSSHHSRSSSQSQPVQAGACTPSLAETSRHVLGLQPAIKLGRSNDRCELQADRVADRVVSGETAISTGLALENPQAEKTQKKNQATKQAENSVSPELEEKTELQAKGEQGAKLSPELDSDDPEPSNLELQAKEQIVVPTQDDKALQAKVNTEASFKESDGAEQANVQANVQANVQANVQANVQANVQAKSANTEAATGVGSSAAFSKQGSPLSSAVRGKMERAFEADFSGVRIHTDDAAVLLNKALGARALTHGEHIYFNQQEFSPHNRNGEHLLAHELTHTLQQKQSSVQAVEPQRKEQDENYLVRPELLDAVNFARSRIGSVNAKQTDEDGNRVGWKFLQEFFNVAFGGQHPLSESVIQQPVMLAGPDGKNKDALPSWCGIFVWWSLKSAGIPIPDWKLGQSAMAFLKVRPKGDMPRKGDIAYRAAFQHFAIVSGVKTENGQVQIATINGNTAGADNLGGQIQEQWHSPKQWLGFFDPTAKLSLPEKPLVSTGLAPDLAVTAEKNTADQSEPVQGNTATPAGKDSSSVKSDAEIAADGDLSTASQELEKPADKEVTLELPDIPAAPAMEPAAKIESLDLKGSSDKAVSTTATAKPSQIALEGHKLGGAVTGKLKSEQAEEAKGAPKLQVNLAGNVTAGITTADQLSPESADIKDAKKDTSPQALNADPHINHGAAPSNSQSEKELEKQSQSGSFLDWLKANIKRFMNAVKTRDSNLNTSAGPRQKVALEGGSDPSRMAEQREDAGNKLRGKRDDLTGKLKSHPGQSNIQAKSVQQTKPVILTKVETPAVETTQANDAKDYAEAALPQTVRDKADEQLTKGMAKNLSKADQDSRQAADKKTHDKSQAVSDAEAKNRKLNDQADADQKKLVIDNRKSVAEKQKEGINKAYAGVNTFEQDAGKRQADNKKEIQSKVKTSEKKADDELKKGEKQAEAKKLAGEKEAQEKKEKLEREQKNQSWWDRAKNAIKSAVKAITAAIDKVFTAVRSAVKTLIDKAKNLAISAINAARNYVVDKLNKFRDWAKDKVNKYLGEHFPGIAAAINSAIDSVVDVAIAGVNMVADGAIAAVEAVAKVLTAALDKILSVFQAALKAAVQIVGAVLTGDFLEALKIAIRAGCDIAGIDSKPIFDFFDRAGKKLISILKSPGKFFNNLVTAIGMGVRGFVKNIKQHLIKGLIGWLTGTLSEANITLPEKFDVKGIFNLVMQILGLTYANIKARIIKRYPKAEKVIGAIEKGVKIIHLLVTKGPIALWEMVKKSMANLKEMVMSAIRNFVITTVIKEAVTWLLGLLNPAGALVKILKLLFDLVMFFVERFQQIKEFILSVYGAVVSIASGVLGKAAAAVENAMAKSLPVVIGLLASLAGLGGIGKTIQGIIKKVTTPINKVIDKIIDKVVSFAKKLLKSGKKAAKKIKSKLIQWWKVKRKFKAKNGETHTLFLKGSGASAKLTMRSDEGPYASFIGSVDEASLTAKQKPHLAAAKVTASEIDTERKKKVAGKTDAEKEKNAEAKKIKLDELLVALGKDTAYLFGATLEKWRKPNYKPKENSAGFGTFMEISMLTKSGDGWKGGYGPTQKKHAVYDVLNLRRQSKGASFYIRGHLLNDNLGGPGEWYNMTPLSREGNHQHEAQVESFVKAGFNSGAAQRYKVVPDYSGQSGGQALKTGLATKYPTQSAIFNKIIDAEDNVPSALVIEAAILHKKDNKYEDKTTKKWTLVNPIQRNVDSYFLADSPKIIAVKLSELSSAQELVGLNHVDISAQAGAIYKAVVARKADNTNGWFASYEALVKEVQKHGGTATISDFTSWNKKGFILLK
- a CDS encoding contractile injection system tape measure protein, which produces MHHVRSANFRLKTASENVEPRVRQEWQRWFEFRFTPLLDQTLSQWQADNRIPPERLIDVAQLNVNIGQLSENLSDAELLSKLEIQVYPQLRAQCLSVVATNTGPVISRKTQGLADYCQFLQFGQWPFASAHSSVIEIESWFLQDSQNVDALIKLLIRYRRSKVVWLRFLYQHSEAFLVRVAACLPESEPIPNGFAITLNMQSAELCALFWRLWTGVLHVGGVGLNSQPVKNALLDLNLPIAGLSITQFVDTVIHAGGKLVADDSNTKEMLKEADAAATGFIVQQAGVVLLHPFLQSLFDSMGCLHNNEFKTEANQLAAIAALQFAATGSTEADESCLLFHKWLVGWPLSKPLPRKLHLPLSVQSEITTMLEAVIGHWAALKNTSIEGLRETFFQRSGSLKVQETGYILYVEQRSVDILLKQLPWGFELVVLPWLKQPLYVSWEAQ